A single region of the Idiomarinaceae bacterium HL-53 genome encodes:
- a CDS encoding cytidine deaminase yields MSQQPNQENMFRLALSAMEKSYSPYSKFPVGAAILTENGHTFLGCNVENASYPEGTCAEAGAISAMIMAGEHQIKDIYVVGNGDGLVSPCGGCRQRIREFSNQHTQVHICGPEGIRQSFSLNELLPHSFGPEHFE; encoded by the coding sequence ATGAGTCAGCAACCGAACCAAGAAAATATGTTTCGTCTCGCACTTAGTGCGATGGAGAAGTCTTACTCGCCATACTCCAAGTTTCCGGTGGGTGCGGCCATTCTGACCGAGAATGGTCACACTTTCCTGGGATGTAATGTCGAGAATGCCTCGTATCCTGAGGGGACGTGTGCTGAGGCTGGTGCCATTTCTGCAATGATCATGGCGGGCGAGCATCAGATTAAAGATATTTATGTTGTGGGGAATGGCGACGGTTTGGTGTCTCCATGTGGGGGCTGCCGGCAACGAATCCGTGAGTTTTCAAATCAGCACACGCAGGTGCATATTTGTGGCCCTGAAGGCATTCGCCAGAGCTTCTCTTTAAACGAACTTCTCCCTCACTCTTTTGGCCCCGAGCACTTCGAATAG
- a CDS encoding deoxyribose-phosphate aldolase, with translation MNLSRTELAAKAFSFLDLTSLTDQEAIADIEQLAENARLVLPSGEQIEVAALCVFPRFVPYARAALDARDLHGVKIATVTNFPAGGDQIDIAVAETAAAVAYGADEVDVVMPYHAFLEGHENLAKQLILACKATCGNKALLKVILETGKLKTPAAIQRASELAIEAGADFIKTSTGKVSVNATLEAADVMLNTIVQSGKDHVGFKPAGGIRTLEDAIEYMNLVVQHLGADQLHAARFRIGASSVRGDLAAVLTGMEHQDKGGY, from the coding sequence ATGAATTTATCTCGCACAGAACTCGCTGCGAAAGCTTTCTCGTTCCTTGATCTCACCAGTTTAACGGACCAAGAAGCCATTGCCGACATTGAGCAACTTGCTGAGAATGCGCGCTTGGTACTCCCTTCTGGAGAACAAATAGAAGTTGCCGCGCTCTGTGTGTTTCCGCGCTTTGTTCCCTATGCGCGAGCAGCACTCGACGCACGTGATCTCCATGGCGTCAAAATCGCAACGGTAACTAATTTCCCAGCAGGTGGCGACCAGATCGACATCGCTGTTGCGGAAACTGCGGCTGCGGTGGCCTATGGAGCCGACGAAGTTGATGTGGTCATGCCCTACCATGCCTTTTTGGAGGGGCATGAAAATCTTGCCAAGCAACTCATTTTGGCCTGCAAAGCAACTTGCGGAAATAAAGCATTACTCAAAGTAATTCTGGAAACGGGCAAACTGAAAACCCCGGCAGCGATCCAACGAGCGAGTGAGTTAGCCATTGAAGCAGGGGCCGATTTCATCAAAACCTCAACGGGCAAAGTGTCGGTGAATGCCACATTAGAAGCTGCCGACGTGATGCTCAATACAATTGTACAATCAGGCAAAGACCATGTTGGATTTAAGCCAGCGGGCGGTATTAGAACTTTAGAAGACGCCATTGAGTATATGAATTTAGTGGTTCAACATTTAGGAGCCGACCAGTTACATGCTGCACGCTTTAGAATTGGCGCAAGCTCCGTTCGCGGAGATTTAGCAGCAGTCCTCACAGGCATGGAACACCAAGACAAAGGAGGGTATTAA
- a CDS encoding thymidine phosphorylase, with the protein MLPQEIIRDKRDGKELTREQIAYFVHGITSGRVTEGQIAAFAMAVFFKGMKMSERVALTEEMMRSGQVLNWQDMDLNGPVVDKHSTGGVSDSVSLMLGPLVAACGGYIPMISGRGLGHTGGTLDKFESIPGYNTSPNESELKRIVKQVGVAIIGQTGEIAPADKRFYGIRDVTATVDSIPLITASILSKKLAAGLDALAMDVKTGSGAFMVQEEDARALAESIVTVANQAGVATSATITDMNEPLGSTAGNAIEMREAIDYLTGKYRHPRLHAVTMKLAEQMLVLTNLVSSEQDAMEKLNHALDSGKAAEKFSEMVRVLGGPSDLVENYETHLPLAKVSRDIFAPQAGYVHRIDTRKVGLAVVSLGGGRTDPAQQIDHSVGLSGLAGIGSQVDEKTPVARVFANSEEEANAAAEAVQAAYSIGVQPADLNPVIYSVLDPK; encoded by the coding sequence ATGTTACCCCAAGAAATAATTCGCGATAAACGCGATGGTAAGGAATTAACGCGTGAGCAAATTGCGTACTTCGTGCATGGCATTACCAGTGGCCGTGTCACCGAAGGACAAATTGCAGCTTTCGCAATGGCTGTATTTTTCAAAGGCATGAAAATGTCAGAGCGGGTCGCGCTTACAGAAGAAATGATGCGCTCAGGGCAAGTGTTGAATTGGCAAGATATGGACCTAAATGGTCCGGTTGTAGACAAGCACTCTACCGGCGGCGTAAGTGACTCGGTGAGCCTAATGCTAGGCCCTCTCGTGGCCGCATGCGGCGGTTATATTCCGATGATTTCGGGCCGTGGTTTGGGCCACACGGGTGGCACACTGGATAAATTTGAGAGTATCCCTGGCTACAACACGTCACCAAACGAAAGTGAATTGAAGCGTATTGTGAAGCAAGTCGGTGTGGCCATTATTGGGCAAACAGGTGAAATTGCGCCCGCGGATAAGCGTTTTTATGGTATTCGAGACGTGACTGCAACAGTTGACTCCATCCCACTCATCACCGCGTCGATATTATCGAAAAAATTAGCCGCTGGTTTAGACGCCCTCGCAATGGACGTGAAAACAGGAAGCGGCGCTTTCATGGTGCAAGAGGAAGATGCCCGAGCACTCGCTGAAAGTATTGTAACCGTGGCAAACCAAGCAGGCGTGGCGACCTCTGCCACCATTACCGATATGAATGAGCCGCTCGGTTCAACCGCGGGTAATGCCATTGAAATGCGTGAGGCAATCGATTACCTCACGGGTAAATACCGTCACCCAAGACTGCATGCCGTCACTATGAAGCTTGCTGAACAGATGTTAGTACTCACCAACCTTGTGAGCTCTGAGCAAGACGCAATGGAAAAGCTCAATCATGCGTTAGATAGCGGCAAAGCAGCTGAGAAATTTAGCGAGATGGTGCGAGTGCTCGGAGGTCCTTCTGACCTTGTTGAAAATTACGAGACTCATTTGCCGTTAGCCAAGGTATCGCGCGACATATTTGCGCCTCAAGCAGGCTATGTTCATCGCATCGATACGCGTAAAGTTGGCTTGGCAGTGGTCAGCCTTGGCGGTGGACGCACTGATCCAGCACAGCAAATTGACCATAGTGTAGGATTGAGTGGTTTAGCTGGAATTGGTTCTCAGGTAGACGAGAAGACACCGGTTGCAAGGGTATTTGCAAATTCTGAAGAAGAAGCAAATGCGGCTGCAGAAGCAGTGCAAGCAGCCTACTCTATTGGGGTTCAGCCCGCCGATCTGAACCCTGTGATATACTCTGTGTTAGACCCGAAGTAG
- a CDS encoding phosphopentomutase, which produces MARAIILMFDSFGVGASADADKFGDVGANTLGHIAEACANGQANNEKREGDLTLPELSNLGLAQLGKEAAGQAIPGLDLSVLPTAKYGFAQEMSNGKDTPSGHWEMAGVPVLFDWHYFPATQPCFPDSLTQAIISAGKLPGILGNCHASGTTIIAELGEEHMRTGKPIVYTSADSVLQIAAHEETFGLERLLKLCEQARAILDEQGLNVGRVIARPFVGDKAENFKRTGNRRDYSVLPPAPTVLVKNQEAGNEVVSIGKIADIYAHQGITQKIKVSGNDAIFDATLEAIQSAPEGSIIFPNFVDFDMEYGHRRNVSGYAQALESIDRRLPELYAQLREDDIVIITADHGCDPTWPGSDHTREYVPVICFGPKVQPENIGRRESFADIGQSIAQHLGLAPLDYGKSFL; this is translated from the coding sequence ATGGCACGTGCAATCATATTAATGTTTGACTCGTTCGGTGTGGGCGCATCAGCAGACGCTGATAAATTCGGCGATGTCGGCGCTAATACCTTAGGTCACATTGCGGAAGCATGTGCCAATGGCCAAGCGAATAATGAGAAGCGTGAGGGCGATCTCACGCTACCAGAGCTCTCAAATTTAGGTTTGGCTCAGCTTGGAAAAGAAGCCGCAGGCCAAGCAATTCCGGGGCTTGATTTAAGTGTATTGCCGACTGCCAAATACGGCTTTGCGCAAGAAATGAGTAACGGTAAAGACACGCCAAGCGGTCATTGGGAGATGGCAGGCGTGCCTGTATTATTTGATTGGCACTATTTTCCGGCCACGCAACCGTGTTTTCCTGACTCGCTCACTCAAGCCATTATAAGTGCAGGTAAGCTACCGGGCATTCTCGGCAATTGTCATGCTTCGGGTACCACCATTATTGCTGAACTCGGTGAAGAACACATGCGCACAGGAAAGCCTATTGTGTACACTTCAGCCGATTCCGTATTACAAATTGCCGCACATGAAGAGACCTTTGGGCTAGAGCGATTGCTCAAACTTTGTGAGCAAGCCCGCGCTATCCTTGATGAACAAGGTCTGAATGTAGGGCGTGTCATTGCGCGACCGTTTGTGGGTGACAAGGCAGAGAACTTTAAACGCACAGGGAATCGTCGTGACTACTCGGTGTTACCCCCCGCGCCTACTGTGTTAGTGAAGAATCAGGAAGCCGGTAATGAAGTCGTTAGTATTGGCAAGATAGCAGACATCTATGCCCATCAGGGGATCACTCAAAAAATAAAAGTGAGTGGCAACGACGCTATTTTCGATGCCACACTCGAGGCTATTCAGAGCGCTCCTGAGGGAAGTATCATTTTTCCAAACTTTGTCGACTTTGATATGGAATATGGTCATCGTCGCAATGTCAGTGGTTACGCGCAAGCGCTTGAGTCTATTGACCGCCGATTACCCGAGCTCTATGCGCAACTTCGTGAAGATGACATTGTCATTATTACCGCAGATCATGGTTGTGACCCGACCTGGCCGGGCAGTGATCACACACGCGAATACGTGCCTGTGATTTGTTTTGGCCCGAAAGTACAACCTGAGAATATTGGGCGCAGAGAAAGCTTTGCAGATATTGGCCAATCGATTGCCCAGCACCTCGGCCTTGCTCCCTTAGATTACGGTAAGTCGTTTTTGTAG
- a CDS encoding L-threonylcarbamoyladenylate synthase, whose product MNTQWLVAENRADFVAAGELLQAGGVVALPTETVYGLAADASQPEAVEKIFAAKGRPTNHPLIVHIASIEHLERWATAIPVWLPEVLEKLWPGPLTVLLPKRPDVSSVATGGLDTIGLRMPSHPVFLNLLREFDLAVAAPSANLYQRLSPTSAEQVFESLQGRIDAVLDGGRCNVGTESTILKVAEDYAQVLRAGPVTLEMLAGLLPVPIRYENKHSEAVSGNKKVHYRPHARVVLTTAEKMTKCAQDGAGFVLCSKPLNSTGIAQRVRYLGSDASHYRKEFYYALYELDKLGCDTIYVEAPPQEPEWLDIWDRLSRAAYKNDLP is encoded by the coding sequence GTGAATACTCAGTGGTTGGTGGCTGAAAATCGAGCCGATTTCGTTGCGGCAGGGGAGCTTCTTCAAGCAGGAGGGGTTGTCGCGTTGCCGACAGAAACCGTTTATGGTCTTGCAGCTGATGCCTCACAGCCAGAAGCGGTCGAAAAGATATTTGCTGCGAAAGGGCGTCCAACAAACCATCCACTCATCGTGCACATTGCGAGTATCGAGCATCTTGAAAGGTGGGCAACCGCTATTCCGGTATGGCTTCCTGAGGTGCTTGAGAAACTTTGGCCAGGCCCGCTTACAGTGCTCTTACCAAAGCGCCCAGATGTTTCTTCGGTCGCTACCGGTGGGTTAGACACCATTGGTTTAAGAATGCCGAGCCATCCTGTGTTTCTCAACTTGTTGCGAGAGTTTGACCTCGCCGTGGCCGCACCTTCAGCGAATTTATATCAACGCTTGAGTCCTACGAGTGCGGAGCAGGTATTTGAAAGTTTGCAAGGAAGAATTGACGCTGTGTTAGATGGTGGACGTTGTAACGTGGGTACTGAGTCCACGATTCTTAAAGTAGCAGAAGATTACGCGCAGGTATTGAGAGCAGGGCCTGTCACACTAGAGATGTTAGCCGGGCTCTTACCTGTGCCTATCCGTTATGAAAATAAGCACTCGGAGGCCGTCTCTGGTAATAAAAAAGTTCATTATCGGCCTCATGCACGCGTCGTACTCACAACTGCTGAGAAAATGACTAAATGTGCTCAAGACGGTGCGGGTTTTGTGCTTTGTTCAAAACCACTAAATTCGACTGGGATCGCACAGCGAGTGCGCTACCTTGGCTCGGATGCTTCACACTATCGAAAAGAGTTTTATTATGCTTTGTATGAGCTAGATAAGCTTGGCTGCGACACGATTTATGTCGAAGCACCGCCCCAAGAGCCTGAGTGGTTAGACATTTGGGATAGGCTCTCACGTGCAGCCTACAAAAACGACTTACCGTAA
- a CDS encoding phospholipase/carboxylesterase, whose product MSQTYLPCVEVNPQAEANAAVIWLHGLGADGHDFEPIVPHIQLPPGVHARFVFPHAPEIPVTINAGMTMPAWYDILEMSIERSVDETQLRASAAQARALIEREIERGVKPERIVLAGFSQGGAVAYEAALTFDKPLAGIMALSTYLATKDSIVPASAQEKTPILVQHGSQDPIVPASLGQQAFEWLQARGYSVQLQNYPMAHQVCGPQIQDISQWLQKVLA is encoded by the coding sequence ATGAGTCAAACGTATTTACCCTGTGTAGAAGTCAACCCGCAAGCAGAAGCTAATGCGGCTGTTATTTGGTTACATGGGTTGGGCGCAGATGGCCACGATTTCGAGCCGATCGTACCGCATATTCAATTACCGCCGGGCGTTCACGCACGTTTTGTATTTCCGCATGCACCTGAAATTCCGGTTACGATTAATGCGGGTATGACGATGCCTGCTTGGTATGACATTCTCGAAATGTCGATAGAACGAAGTGTAGATGAAACGCAATTGCGAGCCTCTGCAGCGCAAGCGCGGGCCTTGATTGAGAGAGAAATAGAGCGTGGCGTAAAGCCTGAGAGAATCGTCTTGGCAGGATTCTCGCAAGGCGGTGCCGTTGCCTACGAAGCCGCATTAACCTTCGATAAGCCGCTTGCGGGCATTATGGCGCTGTCTACTTACTTAGCCACCAAAGACTCAATTGTGCCAGCGAGTGCACAAGAGAAAACGCCCATCTTAGTTCAACATGGTTCGCAAGACCCGATAGTTCCTGCTTCACTTGGCCAGCAAGCGTTTGAGTGGTTGCAAGCGCGCGGGTATTCTGTGCAATTACAGAACTACCCAATGGCGCACCAAGTGTGTGGCCCGCAGATTCAGGATATTTCGCAGTGGTTACAAAAGGTGCTCGCTTAG
- a CDS encoding putative redox protein: MSHEVAEGCVRVEEKIAPFTQQVTTFNHRWLADEPETLGGADEGPAPMEMVLAGLGACTSMTLRMYAKRKEWPLEKVTVNLRHEKGKPGADKRIVGETIHREIQLDGELSAEQRERLLEIANKCPVHRTLSNPELAISTELK; encoded by the coding sequence ATGAGTCATGAAGTTGCAGAAGGCTGTGTTCGGGTCGAGGAAAAAATCGCCCCATTTACGCAGCAAGTTACCACTTTTAACCACCGTTGGTTAGCCGACGAACCGGAGACTTTGGGCGGTGCCGACGAAGGGCCAGCCCCCATGGAGATGGTCTTGGCGGGACTCGGCGCATGCACCTCGATGACGTTGCGTATGTATGCGAAGCGAAAAGAGTGGCCATTAGAAAAGGTGACCGTGAACTTGCGACACGAAAAAGGGAAGCCAGGCGCTGACAAGCGCATTGTGGGTGAGACCATCCATCGTGAAATTCAGCTTGACGGTGAACTCTCTGCAGAGCAACGAGAGCGTCTTTTGGAAATTGCGAATAAGTGCCCAGTGCATCGAACTCTTTCAAACCCCGAACTCGCCATTTCGACCGAACTTAAATAG
- a CDS encoding molecular chaperone IbpA, with amino-acid sequence MNTIDLTPLYRNSIGFDRLASMLDNALRGDTGTGGYPPYNIEAKGENQYMITIAVAGFEESELDIQIEKSVLTVRGKKSEDDSERKYLYQGIAARAFERKFNLAEHVEVTDAELRNGLLNIYLVKEIPEAMKPRSIAIKTNERVLEHKDK; translated from the coding sequence ATGAATACGATTGATTTAACACCGTTATACCGCAACAGCATTGGTTTTGACCGTTTGGCTAGCATGCTCGACAACGCACTTCGAGGCGACACGGGCACCGGAGGCTACCCGCCATACAACATTGAAGCTAAAGGTGAGAATCAATACATGATCACCATCGCTGTGGCCGGGTTTGAAGAAAGTGAACTCGACATACAAATTGAGAAAAGTGTGTTGACCGTTCGCGGCAAAAAATCTGAAGACGACAGCGAACGCAAATACCTGTATCAAGGCATTGCGGCGCGTGCCTTTGAACGCAAATTTAATTTAGCCGAACATGTTGAGGTAACCGACGCTGAGTTACGCAATGGCTTACTCAACATATACTTGGTAAAGGAAATTCCTGAAGCCATGAAGCCCCGCTCAATTGCCATCAAAACAAATGAGCGCGTGCTAGAGCACAAAGACAAATAG
- a CDS encoding leucyl aminopeptidase, which produces MKFKMKSSALALALVSALSVSAVNVHANVVPIENSLVEQYLTTQNSVTTAALSTTDILVVPVPEGASVTLPEWSEETTSAVQRILEIAEFTGKAGQQQIIIAPHGLETQRLVLVGVGEPSEYARKEAEKAGAALAATVNSTTAETVGVDGRLITNPVYNGRILAAMSHGADLRNYRFDRYFSEPTERPAQRYTWRVASQSQANQEFAELQAVAEGVFLARELTNLPGSAGYPAAFAEYARQALEPAGVEVTILTPDQVQAMGMGALYGVSQGSQHKAHLLVAHWRGSDDQPLAMVGKGNTFDTGGYNLKTSSGTILRMQTDKAGAAAVMGSVLALARQNAAVNVVAVAPLAHNLVSHEALLPGDVVTTGSGLTIEVANTDAEGRLILADGLWYARENYQPRAMVDIATLTGSKIGAVGNEYAAVFSDHSEVLAAMQSASDIVEERIWRLPMDPMFAPAIESRIADMKNVGSPGATAGAMLLQRFVGDTPWLHIDMAGNAMVDGATGIHPAGATGFGVRLLTEWAKRQP; this is translated from the coding sequence ATGAAATTTAAGATGAAGTCTTCTGCGCTTGCGTTAGCGCTAGTGAGCGCACTAAGTGTCTCAGCTGTCAATGTGCATGCGAATGTAGTGCCTATTGAAAACTCTTTGGTTGAACAGTATTTAACCACTCAAAACAGCGTCACAACCGCAGCATTGAGCACGACAGACATTTTAGTTGTTCCGGTGCCAGAGGGGGCTTCAGTCACGTTGCCCGAATGGAGCGAAGAAACGACGTCTGCAGTTCAACGTATTTTAGAGATTGCGGAATTTACCGGTAAAGCAGGGCAGCAACAGATCATTATTGCACCGCATGGCTTAGAAACGCAGCGTTTAGTGCTGGTGGGTGTCGGTGAGCCAAGCGAATATGCTCGCAAAGAGGCAGAGAAGGCTGGTGCAGCACTCGCGGCAACGGTGAATAGCACAACCGCAGAAACAGTTGGCGTCGATGGTCGTCTAATCACGAATCCTGTTTATAACGGTCGTATTTTGGCTGCTATGTCACATGGTGCTGACCTGCGAAACTATCGATTTGACCGCTACTTCAGCGAACCCACAGAGCGTCCAGCTCAACGGTATACTTGGCGTGTTGCTAGCCAGTCGCAAGCGAACCAAGAATTTGCCGAGCTGCAGGCAGTTGCCGAAGGCGTTTTTCTCGCACGTGAGTTAACCAACTTACCTGGAAGTGCCGGCTACCCCGCGGCTTTCGCGGAATATGCGCGCCAAGCACTCGAACCAGCAGGTGTTGAGGTCACAATACTTACGCCTGACCAAGTGCAAGCAATGGGTATGGGCGCGCTTTATGGTGTTTCTCAAGGCAGCCAACATAAAGCGCATTTGTTGGTTGCACACTGGCGCGGCAGCGACGATCAGCCACTTGCCATGGTGGGCAAAGGGAATACATTTGATACTGGCGGTTATAACTTAAAAACGAGTAGCGGAACCATATTACGTATGCAAACCGATAAAGCCGGTGCAGCGGCCGTTATGGGCTCAGTACTTGCGCTCGCGCGGCAGAATGCTGCAGTCAACGTGGTTGCGGTCGCGCCGCTTGCTCATAATCTGGTGTCGCATGAAGCATTGCTCCCGGGTGATGTCGTTACAACTGGATCAGGGCTCACGATTGAGGTTGCTAATACCGACGCGGAAGGTCGCTTAATTTTAGCCGACGGATTGTGGTATGCGCGTGAAAACTATCAACCACGCGCAATGGTTGATATCGCAACTTTAACTGGATCGAAAATTGGTGCAGTGGGTAATGAATACGCAGCAGTATTTAGCGATCACAGTGAAGTATTAGCGGCCATGCAGTCAGCCAGTGACATAGTAGAAGAGCGTATTTGGCGATTACCGATGGATCCAATGTTTGCTCCTGCGATAGAAAGTCGCATTGCCGATATGAAAAATGTAGGCTCTCCTGGCGCGACTGCTGGCGCCATGCTTTTGCAAAGATTTGTAGGCGACACACCTTGGTTACATATCGATATGGCAGGGAATGCGATGGTCGACGGTGCGACGGGGATTCACCCTGCGGGGGCAACAGGCTTTGGCGTTCGTTTACTTACCGAATGGGCAAAGCGTCAGCCTTAA
- a CDS encoding UDP-2,3-diacylglucosamine pyrophosphatase LpxH produces MTTSSTSKSVRTLFISDVHLGSKDCKVEFLLHLLKHVQAEKIFIVGDLVDFWAMKRQMFWPAAHHNVIQTLLAKAQSGTEVIYIPGNHDGAMRKYRHPNVASIRIQRKAIHTTVKGKRLLVLHGDEFDEQVYLGRWLHFIGDKLYYFLLWLNRHINKLRKMSGRYYWSLSSYVKNQFAKAELAITRFRMAAIAEAKKRGLDGVVCGHIHQPDLREEEGLIYANDGDWVEHCTALIETTDGELRLIQWTDAEIAKAEIHRAKEGHRSLKPEFGNLAAKIL; encoded by the coding sequence ATGACCACATCATCCACCTCCAAGAGTGTTCGTACACTCTTCATTTCAGACGTACACTTAGGTTCAAAAGACTGTAAAGTTGAATTCCTTCTGCACTTACTAAAGCATGTTCAAGCTGAAAAGATATTTATTGTAGGTGACTTAGTCGATTTCTGGGCGATGAAAAGGCAAATGTTTTGGCCAGCGGCTCACCATAATGTGATTCAAACACTCCTTGCAAAGGCGCAGTCCGGTACCGAAGTTATCTACATACCCGGTAATCACGATGGTGCCATGCGAAAGTATCGACATCCAAATGTGGCAAGTATACGCATTCAACGCAAAGCCATTCATACCACTGTGAAAGGTAAACGTTTACTGGTGCTTCATGGCGACGAGTTTGATGAACAGGTTTACTTGGGGCGGTGGTTACATTTCATCGGTGATAAGCTGTATTACTTTCTCTTATGGCTTAATCGCCATATTAATAAATTGCGGAAAATGTCAGGCCGATATTACTGGTCGCTCTCAAGTTATGTGAAGAATCAATTTGCGAAGGCTGAGTTAGCGATTACTCGGTTTCGCATGGCAGCCATCGCCGAGGCGAAAAAGCGTGGATTAGACGGTGTGGTTTGCGGGCATATTCATCAGCCTGATTTACGTGAGGAAGAAGGCTTAATTTATGCAAATGATGGAGATTGGGTGGAGCATTGTACAGCGCTTATTGAAACGACAGATGGTGAGCTTCGCTTGATTCAATGGACCGATGCAGAAATCGCCAAGGCGGAGATTCATCGCGCTAAGGAAGGGCATCGGTCGCTTAAACCTGAATTTGGTAACTTAGCCGCAAAAATCTTGTGA